The Flavobacterium jumunjinense genome includes a region encoding these proteins:
- a CDS encoding sensor histidine kinase — translation MNFIRWGAYFDDYSYSLKSNILEFIIHIPFAYFNLYFLLPKFILNHKYKEYLFWLFASIFLAYMIRTFLTYYLITEDIWPETNKDYKPYNINYIVAVVIGELYVLAIVTSVYLTMVWINERNRNKALIESQLKIKLEFLKNQIQPHFFFNTLNNLYSLSLQSSSKVPEVIIKLSKLMEYVLYDINDVQCVPLLKEIEYISNYIEIEKLRFSDVVSIFNIESEIENVQIPPLLLISFIENAFKHGGVNNKNLIIKLNVQIIEEQLHFVIINNFNPDTKTKLKGGIGMNNLQKRLELLYKSGFILEEKVKFNYFIIRLQIPLQYED, via the coding sequence ATGAATTTTATTAGGTGGGGTGCTTATTTTGATGATTACAGTTATTCTTTGAAATCTAATATTCTTGAATTTATAATTCATATTCCTTTTGCTTATTTTAATTTGTATTTTTTACTGCCAAAGTTTATTTTAAATCATAAGTATAAAGAGTATTTGTTTTGGCTTTTTGCAAGTATTTTTTTAGCTTACATGATTCGAACTTTTTTAACCTACTATCTAATTACTGAAGATATTTGGCCAGAAACAAACAAAGATTATAAACCTTATAATATTAATTATATTGTTGCTGTAGTAATAGGAGAGTTATATGTTTTAGCAATTGTTACTTCTGTTTATCTTACTATGGTTTGGATTAATGAAAGAAACAGAAATAAGGCATTAATAGAGAGTCAATTAAAAATTAAACTAGAGTTTTTAAAAAATCAAATTCAACCTCATTTCTTTTTTAATACATTGAATAATTTATATTCTTTGTCGTTGCAGTCATCTTCAAAGGTTCCCGAGGTAATAATTAAGCTTTCAAAATTAATGGAATATGTTTTATATGATATTAATGATGTTCAATGCGTTCCGTTGTTAAAAGAAATTGAATATATTAGTAATTATATTGAAATTGAAAAATTACGTTTCTCCGATGTAGTTTCTATTTTTAATATTGAATCTGAAATTGAGAACGTACAAATTCCACCGCTTTTACTGATTTCTTTTATCGAAAATGCATTTAAACATGGTGGTGTAAACAATAAAAACTTAATAATAAAGTTGAATGTTCAAATTATAGAGGAACAATTACATTTTGTAATTATTAATAATTTTAATCCAGATACGAAGACAAAATTGAAAGGTGGAATTGGGATGAATAACCTTCAAAAAAGATTAGAATTGTTATATAAATCGGGCTTTATTTTAGAAGAAAAGGTTAAATTTAATTATTTTATAATTCGATTACAAATACCATTACAGTATGAAGATTAA